A window of the Oryzias melastigma strain HK-1 linkage group LG11, ASM292280v2, whole genome shotgun sequence genome harbors these coding sequences:
- the ssr2 gene encoding translocon-associated protein subunit beta codes for MMAMMLRFCVFLSLFLLGFGEEGARLLASKSLLNRYAVEGRDLTLQYNLYNVGSSAALEVELSDDSFPPEDFGIVSGMLNVKWDRIAPASNVSHTVVLRPLKAGYFNFTSASVSYLAQEGGQVVVGYTSAPGQGGILAQREFDRRFSPHYLDWAAFGVMTLPSIGIPLLLWYSSKRKYDSSKTKKI; via the exons atg ATGGCCATGATGCTGCGCTTCTGCGTGTTTCTCTCTCTGTTCCTGCTGGGATTCGGAGAGGAAGGGGCCCGTCTACTGGCCTCCAAGTCCCTGCTGAACCGCTACGCTGTGGAGGGCAGGGACCTCACCCTGCAATACAACCTCTACAACGTGGGCTCCAG TGCTGCTCTGGAGGTGGAGCTGTCGGATGATTCTTTCCCCCCTGAAGATTTTGGGATCGTCTCAGGAATGCTGAATGTCAAATGGGACAGGATCGCTCC AGCCAGTAACGTGTCTCACACCGTAGTGCTGCGGCCCCTGAAAGCCGGATACTTCAACTTCACGTCGGCTTCAGTCAGCTACCTGGCTCAAGAAGGGGGTCAGGTTGTG gtggGCTACACCAGTGCGCCCGGCCAGGGGGGCATCCTAGCTCAGAGGGAGTTTGACCGGCGCTTCTCTCCACATTAC tTGGATTGGGCCGCCTTCGGTGTCATGACTCTTCCCTCCATCGGCATCCCTCTGCTTCTCTGGTACTCCAGCAAAAGGAAATATGACAGTTCAAAGACCAAGAAGATCTGA
- the LOC112138144 gene encoding sclerostin domain-containing protein 1 has product MVRVATALQLLVLLVRLRGSASVFPNNATDSTNPLTVHDPQEPTDAEDANRPRSGGRRLVQAVPNGPEQHQVSCRELRSTKYISDGQCTSANPIKELVCAGECLPTHLLPNWIAGSSHNGRSWSRRDAQEWRCVTDRTRTQRVRLECQDGTSRTYKIAVVTSCKCKRYSRQQNDSGRTEVAARSGKRP; this is encoded by the exons ATGGTTCGCGTCGCCACGGCTCTCCAGCTGCTCGTGCTGCTCGTGCGCTTGCGCGGGAGCGCCTCGGTTTTTCCCAATAACGCGACCGACTCCACGAACCCCCTGACCGTCCATGACCCGCAGGAGCCGACGGATGCTGAGGACGCGAACCGGCCGAGGAGCGGCGGAAGGCGGCTCGTGCAGGCCGTGCCAAACG GTCCGGAGCAACATCAAGTGAGCTGCAGGGAGCTGAGGTCCACAAAGTACATTTCTGATGGACAGTGCACCAGCGCCAACCCCATCAAAGAGCTGGTGTGCGCCGGGGAGTGTCTGCCGACCCACCTGCTCCCAAACTGGATCGCTGGCAGCAGCCACAACGGGAGATCCTGGAGCCGCCGAGACGCGCAGGAATGGCGCTGCGTCACCGACCGGACCAGAACCCAGAGGGTCCGGCTGGAGTGTCAGGACGGCACCTCCAGGACCTACAAAATAGCTGTGGTCACCTCCTGCAAGTGCAAGCGCTACAGCAGACAGCAGAACGACTCCGGACGAACAGAGGTCGCTGCTCGGAGTGGAAAAAGGCCGTGA